The Pseudomonas oryzicola genomic sequence ATTCCGGGTCCAGGCGGATCGCCCCCATGCTCTCGCGATGCAACCCCACCACCTTGTTGTCGAAATGGCCGAACATGCGTTTGACCTGGTGATAACGGCCTTCGACGATTGCCAGCCGGGCCTGGCGTGGGCCGAGGATGTCCAGCTGGGCGGGCAGGGTGGTAAGGCCTTCGAAGGCGAAGTAGAAGCCCTCACGAAACCTGGCCACATAATGCTCGCCAATCTCGTCTTCGGTTTCCACCAGGTAGTGCTTGGGCAGCTTGGTCGCCGGTTGGGTCAGGCGGCGTGACCACTGGCCGTCGTTGGTCAGGATGATCAGGCCGGTGGTGTTGAAATCCAGGCGCCCGGCAATGTGCAGGTCTTCACGCAGCCCTGCGGGAAGCAGGTCGAGCACAGTACGGTGCTGCGGATCCCGGGTGGCGCTGACACAGCCAGCGGGCTTGTGCAGCATCAGGTAGCGCGCCGGGCGGCCGGCCTGCAGCAGTTGGTCGTCCAGTTCGACGCGGCTGAATTCGCGAACTTCGGTCACAGGGTCGCTGGTCACCTGGCCGTCCACCCGCACGCGGCGTTGCGCCAGCATCAGGCGGACTTGCTGGCGGTTGTGGCTGGGCAGGTTGGCGAGGAAACGGTCGAGGCGCATTGGAGCCCGTCAGTCGGCGGCAGAGGCGCGGAGTTGTTCTTCAACCGCAGCGCAGCGCGGGCACAGGCAGGCTTTATCGCGCAGCTCGGCAGGCAGGGCCTGAAGCACGGCCGGGTCGATGGTCACGGTATAGCACCAGCAAGCCTGGGTGGCGCGGGCCGGGTCGGCCAGGCTGCACTGGTTGGGCGCGCCACAGGCGGGGCAGTGTCGGTTGTCAGGCATGGCGGCCGCTCAGCTGTATCAAATTGTTGCAGAAATGGCACTGCACCTCGGCGCCACGGTCTTATCACATGTCGATGATCGCATTTCGCATCGACGCTCGCCAGCGCCGCTGTTCGGGCACTCCAGCGGTCCAGGAGGCCGCCATGTCCTATCGAATCCTGTTGATCGCCCTGCTGGGGCTGATGACTGCCGCCTGCGTCCCCTACTACGAGACGGGCGGCTACTATCGTTCGGATCACTACTACGCCGACCGTTACGTGTCGCCGGGGTATTACCGCTATGACCATTATTACGTGACGCCACAGCCGCGCTATTACTACCAGCCGGCGCCGCGTTACTACTACCGCTCGGCGCCAGCGCCGTATTACCGGTCGCCTCCGCCGCCTGCGATGAACCAGTGGCATGGCAACCCGCGTCACGACTATGGCAACCGCCAGCGCTACGACTATGGGCGCGACCGGGATCGTCATGACTACCGTGGTGGCAACCAGCGCTATCAGAATGACCGATGGCATTCCGACAGGCGGGGGGACGGTGACCGCCGTTGGGATGGGCGGCGCGAACAGGGGGGGAACTGGCAGCGGTAGGTGAATTGAGGTGGGGGCGTCTTGCGCCCCCTCTCGAAGCTAATCCAGGTCCGCCAGCGGGTGCCGACCTTCCCACACCTTGGCAAAATGCGCCTCGACCACCGCCGCCGGCACTTGCGCCACATCCGGCCAGTGCCAGCGCGGCTGGTTGTCCTTGTCCAGCAGGCGCGCGCGTACCCCTTCGCTGAATTCCGGATGGCGGCAGCAGTTCAGGCTCATGCCGTATTCCATCTGGAACACCTGTGCCAACGACAGGTGGCGTGCCCGGCGAATCTGCTCCCAAACCAGGTGTGCCGTCAGCGGGCAACCTTGATGCAATTGTCGGCCGGCCTCGGCCAGCAGCGGATCCTCGTGGTGCTTGAGCTCTTCCAGCGCACGCCAGGCTGCGGCCGCATCGGCTACGTCGAGCAACTGATCGATCACCTGCCGCCGTGGTAGCCACTGGGCTTCTGGCAGCTCGGCACAGGCCCGGCGCTGTTCGGCCTTGAGCAGGCTGTTCAGTTGCAATGCGGTCTGCTCCTGCCAGTTCAATTGCAGCAGTTCCTCGATCAGCGCTTCCTGCTGGTGTTCGCCCAGGAAGCGGTCGGCCAGGCCCAGGTCAAGGGCGTCGCGGGCATTGATCGGCGCGCCCGTCAGGCCGAGGAACAAGCCCAGCTTGCCCGGCAGGCGGGCAAGGAACCAGCTGGCGCCCACGTCCGGGTACAGGCCAATGCTGATTTCCGGCATGGCCAGCCGACTGCTGGGGGTGACGATACGTATATTGGCGCCTTGCAGCAGCCCCATGCCGCCGCCCAGTACGTGCCCGTGCCCCCAGCACAGCAGCGGTTTGGAGTAGGTGTGCAGGGCGAAGTCCAGGCGATATTCGGCGGCAAAGAAGGTGGCGGCCAGCGGTGGTACGCTGCCGGGGTGGTCGCGGCAGGCTTGCGCCAGCGCACGCACGTCGCCCCCTGCGCAGAACGCCTTGCCACCGTTGCCGCGCAACAACACGCAGACGATCCCGGGGTCTCGGGCCCAGGCGTGCAACTGCTCGCCCAATACTTCGATCATCGGCAGGCTCAGGGCGTTGAGCGCCTTGGGCGCATCCAGGGTGGCGATGCCGATGCGGGCGCCATCGGCGCCGGTGAGTACCTCGCAATGAATGGCCATGGACTACCTCGCGCAAGTCATCGCACAAGTATGGCTTGCCTGGCCGATCATGCCGGTCGTCGGTCGGATCGTTTGACAAGCGCACAAGGCTTACCTAGTGTCGCGCCATTGTTTACGGAAGGCCCCATGACTGACGACGATCGCATCAAACTCGAACCCGGCTGGAAGGCCGCGTTACGCGCCGAATTCGACCAGCCCTACATGCAGCAGTTGCGTGAGTTCCTGCGCGGCGAGTATGCCGCCGGCAAGGAGATCTACCCGCCAGGGCCGCTGATCTTCAATGCGCTCAATTCGACGCCGCTGGACCAGGTGAAGGTGGTGATCCTCGGCCAGGACCCGTATCACGGGCCGGGGCAGGCGCATGGCCTGTGTTTCTCGGTGCAGCCGGGCGTGGCCACGCCACCGTCGCTGGTCAACATCTACAAGGAATTGCAGCGCGACCTGAATATCCCGATCGCCAACCATGGCTACCTGCAGAGCTGGGCCGAGCAGGGCGTGCTGCTGCTCAACACGACCATGACCGTGGAGCGTGCCAATGCGGCGTCGCATGCCAAGAAGGGCTGGGAGTTTTTTACCGACCGGATCATCCAGGTGGTCAGCGAGCAATGCCCGAACGTGGTGTTCCTGCTGTGGGGCTCGCATGCGCAAAGCAAGCAGAAGCTGATCGACGGGACGCGACACCTGGTGCTGAAATCGGTGCATCCGTCGCCGTTGTCGGCTTACCGGGGGTTCCTGGGCTGTGGGCATTTCAGCCGCGCCAACAGCTTCCTCGAGCAGCGCGGGCTGACGCCGATCAACTGGGCATTGCCGCCGCTGTGATGGACCGGCCGCGTTGCTTTCTTCGCGGATAAGCCCGCGAAGAAAGCGACACGATCATTCCGGCCTGGCACTCCACAGCCGGAACAGCGGCTCTGCCAGAAACAGCACCAGTAGCAGCCGCATCACCTGCAGTGCCGTCACCAGCGGCACCGACAGCTGCAAGGTCTCGGCGGTCAGGCTCATCTCGGCAATTCCGCCGGGCATCATGCCCAAGGTCAGCGAGCGCAG encodes the following:
- a CDS encoding pseudouridine synthase, whose translation is MRLDRFLANLPSHNRQQVRLMLAQRRVRVDGQVTSDPVTEVREFSRVELDDQLLQAGRPARYLMLHKPAGCVSATRDPQHRTVLDLLPAGLREDLHIAGRLDFNTTGLIILTNDGQWSRRLTQPATKLPKHYLVETEDEIGEHYVARFREGFYFAFEGLTTLPAQLDILGPRQARLAIVEGRYHQVKRMFGHFDNKVVGLHRESMGAIRLDPELAPGAFRELTADEIATV
- a CDS encoding cysteine-rich CWC family protein translates to MPDNRHCPACGAPNQCSLADPARATQACWCYTVTIDPAVLQALPAELRDKACLCPRCAAVEEQLRASAAD
- a CDS encoding enoyl-CoA hydratase/isomerase family protein — protein: MAIHCEVLTGADGARIGIATLDAPKALNALSLPMIEVLGEQLHAWARDPGIVCVLLRGNGGKAFCAGGDVRALAQACRDHPGSVPPLAATFFAAEYRLDFALHTYSKPLLCWGHGHVLGGGMGLLQGANIRIVTPSSRLAMPEISIGLYPDVGASWFLARLPGKLGLFLGLTGAPINARDALDLGLADRFLGEHQQEALIEELLQLNWQEQTALQLNSLLKAEQRRACAELPEAQWLPRRQVIDQLLDVADAAAAWRALEELKHHEDPLLAEAGRQLHQGCPLTAHLVWEQIRRARHLSLAQVFQMEYGMSLNCCRHPEFSEGVRARLLDKDNQPRWHWPDVAQVPAAVVEAHFAKVWEGRHPLADLD
- the ung gene encoding uracil-DNA glycosylase, with product MTDDDRIKLEPGWKAALRAEFDQPYMQQLREFLRGEYAAGKEIYPPGPLIFNALNSTPLDQVKVVILGQDPYHGPGQAHGLCFSVQPGVATPPSLVNIYKELQRDLNIPIANHGYLQSWAEQGVLLLNTTMTVERANAASHAKKGWEFFTDRIIQVVSEQCPNVVFLLWGSHAQSKQKLIDGTRHLVLKSVHPSPLSAYRGFLGCGHFSRANSFLEQRGLTPINWALPPL